Proteins from a single region of Phycisphaeraceae bacterium D3-23:
- a CDS encoding glycosyltransferase family 4 protein produces the protein MGDPEDRRPELLLLRGTRSRPSPMQGTEVLTWQRFQQRLSDRGKRSQLRRYAGVFMVVRHIDRVHRPFATALLLRGITRGMCRIVDERLHAREIGLWHLLGVCWGAVGDRLNAPALMRKANDELGRIEDRFANRAVAGLARERRPVYLRTDLTFGLTAGGSVGHVAGVLNTLRAWVADPLWLTTDTLPTVDDAIEHLLLDPGRHHWEHVERIALAANMAYTEQVDQAVDAIDAGMVYQRYSLNNYTGLRLAVERSLPLVIEFNGSETWIARNWSGGPLRYERIAQRIESMNLRHADLVVVVSEAMREQAVGLGALPERVLVNPNGVDTDRYRPDVDGGLARESLGLQGKTVLGFIGTFDRWHGAPVLVEAVAKLLADRPALRGALACVMVGDGPEFAFVEERVAALGLSGVVHLTGRVPQEEGPGYLAACDVLVSPHVPNPDGSAFFGSPTKLFEYLAMGRAVVASRLGQIGEVLVEGETALLVEPGDVDALAGALGRVIDDAPLRERLAQAGRVQAEREHTWHRHTQRIVDRLASLLNG, from the coding sequence ATGGGTGATCCCGAGGACCGCCGCCCCGAGCTCCTGTTGTTACGCGGAACACGTAGCCGTCCCAGCCCGATGCAGGGGACAGAGGTCTTGACATGGCAGCGATTCCAGCAGCGGCTGTCCGATCGTGGCAAGCGATCTCAGCTACGTCGATATGCCGGCGTGTTCATGGTGGTACGCCACATCGACCGTGTGCACCGCCCGTTCGCGACGGCGCTATTGCTGCGCGGGATCACGCGGGGCATGTGCCGGATTGTCGATGAAAGACTGCATGCGCGAGAGATCGGGCTCTGGCATCTTCTGGGTGTGTGCTGGGGCGCGGTGGGCGATCGGCTCAACGCTCCTGCGCTGATGCGCAAAGCGAACGATGAGTTAGGCCGTATCGAAGATCGTTTTGCGAATCGCGCTGTGGCAGGCCTCGCCCGAGAACGACGGCCTGTATATCTGCGCACCGACCTGACCTTCGGGCTTACCGCCGGTGGCAGCGTCGGCCACGTGGCGGGTGTGCTCAATACGCTGCGGGCGTGGGTTGCCGATCCGCTTTGGCTCACCACAGACACGCTACCGACAGTGGATGACGCCATCGAACACCTCCTGCTTGATCCGGGCCGACACCACTGGGAACACGTCGAGCGAATCGCGCTGGCCGCGAACATGGCGTACACCGAACAGGTGGATCAGGCGGTGGACGCGATTGACGCAGGCATGGTGTATCAGCGGTACAGCCTGAACAACTACACGGGGCTGCGCCTCGCGGTCGAGCGTAGTCTGCCGTTGGTGATCGAGTTCAACGGGTCGGAGACATGGATCGCGCGCAATTGGTCCGGCGGGCCGCTTCGATACGAACGGATCGCGCAGCGCATCGAGTCCATGAACCTGAGGCACGCCGACTTGGTTGTCGTCGTCAGCGAAGCGATGCGCGAGCAGGCGGTGGGGCTTGGTGCTTTGCCCGAGCGTGTGCTGGTCAATCCGAACGGGGTGGATACCGACCGCTATCGGCCCGACGTGGATGGAGGACTCGCGCGGGAATCGCTGGGTTTACAGGGTAAAACCGTGCTGGGTTTCATCGGGACGTTCGACCGCTGGCACGGTGCGCCGGTGCTGGTCGAGGCGGTGGCGAAGCTGCTGGCGGACCGTCCGGCGCTGCGCGGAGCGCTGGCGTGTGTGATGGTCGGGGATGGGCCGGAGTTTGCATTCGTTGAGGAGCGTGTTGCGGCGCTGGGCCTGTCGGGTGTGGTGCATCTGACGGGGCGCGTGCCGCAGGAAGAAGGGCCGGGCTATCTGGCGGCGTGTGATGTGCTGGTCTCACCGCACGTTCCCAACCCGGACGGGTCGGCGTTTTTCGGTTCGCCCACGAAGCTCTTCGAGTACCTGGCGATGGGCCGGGCGGTGGTTGCGTCGCGGCTTGGGCAGATCGGCGAGGTGCTGGTGGAGGGGGAGACGGCGCTGCTGGTGGAGCCGGGCGATGTGGATGCGTTGGCGGGAGCGCTGGGCCGGGTGATCGATGATGCGCCGCTGCGGGAGCGGTTAGCGCAGGCCGGGCGCGTGCAGGCGGAGCGTGAGCACACCTGGCACCGGCACACGCAGCGCATCGTGGATAGACTCGCGTCGCTACTGAACGGCTGA
- a CDS encoding class I SAM-dependent methyltransferase, translating into MTQGPTLKDATQQTWDANPAGWSHAPDDEVGSKPFFEKAYRARLDDEIPFIKTLIPWDDFEDMRVLEVGCGAGFDAFHLCEHGAAYTGIDYAPKNPARTRQHLAHFGHHPPVMRSDGEALPFADASFDVVFSNGVLHHTPDMPAAFREAQRVLAAGGAFWVVLYHKHSAHYWLSIVLFEWVLKGGFLRRSLAHQRSRIEQTGAGADVLVDVYSRSELQRILRDAGFELRGLWVRKLPGRDLPGYRVLKHVYRLAPRGLARWCEHRFGWYITAHAVKAGPDG; encoded by the coding sequence ATGACGCAGGGGCCGACGCTCAAGGACGCGACGCAGCAGACGTGGGACGCCAACCCCGCCGGGTGGTCGCACGCGCCCGACGACGAGGTCGGCAGCAAACCCTTTTTCGAGAAGGCCTACCGCGCCCGGCTCGACGACGAAATCCCGTTCATCAAGACACTGATCCCGTGGGATGATTTTGAAGACATGCGCGTCCTCGAGGTCGGCTGCGGGGCCGGGTTTGATGCGTTCCATCTGTGCGAACACGGCGCGGCCTACACCGGGATCGACTACGCCCCGAAGAACCCTGCGCGGACGCGCCAACACCTCGCGCACTTCGGCCACCACCCGCCCGTGATGCGCAGCGACGGCGAGGCGCTCCCGTTTGCCGACGCATCGTTCGACGTCGTCTTTTCTAACGGCGTGCTGCACCACACCCCAGATATGCCGGCCGCGTTTCGCGAGGCGCAGCGCGTGCTTGCTGCCGGGGGCGCGTTCTGGGTCGTGCTCTACCACAAACACTCGGCCCACTACTGGCTCTCGATCGTGCTGTTCGAGTGGGTCCTCAAGGGCGGCTTCCTCCGGCGATCCCTCGCGCACCAGCGGTCACGGATCGAGCAGACCGGCGCTGGCGCGGATGTGCTGGTCGATGTCTACTCACGCAGTGAACTCCAGCGCATCCTGCGTGATGCGGGGTTTGAGCTGCGCGGGCTGTGGGTCCGCAAGCTGCCGGGGCGCGACCTGCCGGGGTACCGCGTGTTGAAGCACGTATACCGACTCGCGCCGCGCGGGCTTGCGCGGTGGTGCGAGCATCGGTTTGGCTGGTACATCACGGCCCACGCGGTGAAGGCGGGACCCGATGGGTGA
- a CDS encoding class I SAM-dependent methyltransferase has product MLPPENIYGHTKKLRYLLDRLDDLQDRLGRRVRVLDFGCGNGEAVSQYMIRKGHDYTGVDFHRPSLEHAAQRFGKRKAKVRGRFLGHTPNDGPYDALVYSDVLEHLDDPVEVLRSHRPLIAGHGWLIGSVPNGYGPFEMEKRIGKYTGLGWALSRVHGGLRRCKHAVRGKPSDGELPYNAACGHVQFYTRASIMQTLAQGGFAVDDFRKGCFMGASASAFVLRGQGVMKANNAVAEVLPSWAVSTWYFTATPTKLPAQAEGAAVSAPVAQREAGAG; this is encoded by the coding sequence ATGCTCCCCCCCGAAAACATCTACGGCCACACGAAGAAGCTGCGCTACCTGCTCGACCGACTCGACGACTTGCAGGACCGGCTCGGCCGACGCGTGCGCGTGCTGGACTTCGGCTGCGGCAACGGCGAGGCGGTGTCGCAGTACATGATCCGCAAGGGCCACGACTACACCGGCGTCGACTTCCACCGGCCGTCGCTCGAACACGCCGCGCAGCGCTTCGGCAAACGCAAGGCCAAGGTCCGCGGGCGGTTCCTCGGGCACACGCCCAACGACGGGCCCTACGACGCGCTGGTGTATTCGGATGTGCTCGAGCACCTCGACGACCCGGTCGAGGTGCTGCGCAGCCATCGGCCGCTGATCGCGGGCCACGGCTGGCTGATCGGGTCGGTGCCCAACGGGTACGGCCCGTTCGAGATGGAGAAACGCATCGGCAAGTACACCGGGCTGGGCTGGGCGCTGTCCCGAGTCCACGGCGGTCTGCGCCGGTGCAAGCACGCCGTGCGCGGCAAGCCGTCGGATGGCGAACTGCCGTACAACGCGGCGTGCGGCCACGTGCAGTTCTACACACGCGCGTCGATCATGCAGACCTTGGCGCAGGGCGGGTTTGCGGTCGATGATTTCCGCAAGGGCTGTTTCATGGGCGCGTCAGCGTCGGCGTTTGTGCTGCGGGGGCAGGGCGTGATGAAGGCGAACAACGCGGTGGCGGAGGTGCTGCCGAGCTGGGCGGTCTCGACGTGGTACTTCACCGCGACGCCGACAAAGCTGCCGGCCCAGGCAGAGGGCGCTGCGGTATCGGCACCTGTCGCGCAGCGCGAGGCGGGCGCGGGATGA
- a CDS encoding glycosyltransferase → MTSDGRPLRVVHIGTADRVGGAARAQWRMHEALCGAGVDSRILCGHQSVDDEHVEQVPAMRSLRGKAVRKLAHKAERWTGREYHLLPWGRRFVQHPWVQQADVIHLHNLHGGFFPIKILPRLARAAPLVWSAHDLWPTTGHCYFPQMTGCQCWTGASRCIDPSQDEWYPLMRNTSRWLWEQKRGVVAIARPAMLSQSAFTERWLREAPITRDREIVRIPYALDVEVFSPADKGDARRWLGVPQDRPVVMFSAVSLSHPRKGGVAVLQAARGAAERLPDGLTLLAAGASADVLDAMQASAKLRVVSLGQIDDDAKLAMAYSAADIFIGASKVETFGQVFSEASACGTPGVAYDTSGVADAVRDGETGVLVPPGDVDALGSALFALLTDLPRRSALSDRGRALCESEYAYPVVAKRLIALYENRIRAFAGLGHGLRGGAGDG, encoded by the coding sequence ATGACGTCCGATGGCCGACCGCTGCGTGTGGTGCATATCGGCACGGCCGACCGCGTCGGCGGCGCGGCACGGGCGCAATGGCGGATGCACGAAGCGCTGTGCGGCGCGGGCGTCGACTCGCGCATCCTGTGTGGCCATCAAAGTGTCGATGACGAACATGTGGAACAGGTTCCGGCAATGCGATCGCTGCGAGGGAAGGCCGTACGCAAGCTCGCGCACAAGGCCGAGCGCTGGACGGGGCGCGAGTACCACCTGCTGCCCTGGGGTAGACGGTTTGTGCAACACCCGTGGGTCCAGCAGGCGGACGTGATCCACCTGCACAACCTGCACGGTGGATTCTTCCCCATCAAGATCCTGCCGCGGCTCGCCCGGGCTGCGCCGCTGGTCTGGTCGGCGCACGACCTTTGGCCGACGACGGGGCACTGCTACTTCCCGCAGATGACGGGGTGTCAGTGCTGGACGGGCGCGTCGCGGTGCATCGATCCCAGCCAGGACGAGTGGTACCCGTTGATGCGTAACACATCCCGCTGGCTCTGGGAGCAGAAGCGCGGGGTCGTCGCGATCGCGCGGCCGGCGATGCTTTCGCAGTCCGCGTTTACCGAGCGATGGCTGCGAGAGGCACCGATCACACGGGACCGCGAGATTGTGCGAATACCTTATGCGCTGGATGTCGAGGTGTTTAGCCCGGCGGACAAGGGTGACGCGCGTCGGTGGCTGGGTGTGCCGCAGGATCGGCCGGTGGTGATGTTCTCGGCGGTGTCGCTGTCGCATCCACGCAAAGGCGGCGTAGCTGTTTTGCAGGCGGCCCGTGGGGCGGCCGAGCGTTTGCCCGATGGCCTGACACTGCTCGCGGCTGGCGCGTCGGCTGATGTGCTCGATGCGATGCAGGCGTCGGCGAAGCTGCGTGTCGTTTCGCTTGGCCAGATCGATGACGATGCGAAACTCGCGATGGCGTACAGCGCGGCCGACATCTTTATCGGCGCGTCGAAGGTTGAGACGTTTGGCCAAGTGTTCAGCGAGGCGTCGGCTTGCGGGACACCGGGCGTGGCGTACGACACATCGGGTGTGGCGGACGCCGTGCGCGATGGGGAGACGGGGGTGCTCGTGCCGCCGGGCGATGTGGATGCGTTGGGGTCGGCGTTGTTTGCACTGTTGACCGATCTGCCGCGCCGGTCGGCGCTTTCAGACCGCGGGCGAGCGCTGTGTGAATCAGAATACGCGTATCCGGTGGTCGCGAAGCGGCTGATCGCGTTGTATGAAAATCGTATCCGCGCCTTCGCGGGGCTTGGTCACGGCTTGCGGGGAGGAGCGGGCGATGGGTGA
- a CDS encoding acylneuraminate cytidylyltransferase family protein, with protein sequence MDILGVIPARGGSKGIPGKNLAPLAGRPLIDYTIEAAVGAQCLSRIIVSTDDPAIAKHVLKHPGVEVPAMRPAALAQDDTPILPVLTDLLESLQKQGDPPPDAVCLLQPTSPLRVAKDVDAGADLLAESGGDAVVSVVPVPHHCNPVSVMRCDPDCLLSPYLEASGDGVTRRQDKPALVARNGPAVLMTKTATLRAGSLYGEHCVGLLMPRERSVDIDEPIDLVIAEALLAWNAHGTRVI encoded by the coding sequence ATGGACATCCTCGGCGTCATCCCGGCCCGCGGCGGATCCAAGGGGATCCCCGGCAAGAACCTCGCGCCCCTCGCGGGACGGCCGCTGATCGACTACACGATCGAGGCCGCGGTCGGTGCGCAGTGTCTGTCGCGCATCATCGTCTCGACGGACGACCCCGCGATCGCTAAACATGTGTTGAAGCACCCGGGTGTGGAAGTGCCGGCGATGCGGCCCGCCGCGCTGGCGCAGGACGACACGCCGATCCTCCCGGTGCTGACAGACCTGCTGGAGTCGCTGCAAAAACAAGGCGATCCGCCGCCCGACGCGGTGTGTCTGCTGCAGCCGACCTCGCCGCTGCGGGTGGCGAAGGATGTTGATGCGGGTGCGGATTTGCTTGCAGAATCAGGCGGGGACGCGGTGGTATCGGTCGTGCCGGTGCCGCATCACTGCAACCCGGTGTCGGTGATGCGGTGCGATCCGGACTGTCTGCTGTCGCCCTATCTCGAAGCGTCGGGCGATGGTGTGACGCGTCGTCAGGACAAGCCGGCGCTCGTGGCGCGGAATGGCCCGGCGGTGTTGATGACGAAGACCGCGACGCTGCGTGCGGGTTCGCTGTACGGTGAGCACTGCGTCGGGCTGTTGATGCCGCGGGAGCGGTCGGTGGATATCGACGAGCCGATCGATCTGGTGATCGCCGAGGCGTTGCTGGCGTGGAACGCGCATGGAACAAGAGTGATATGA
- the neuC gene encoding UDP-N-acetylglucosamine 2-epimerase: protein MRKICIVVGSRANYASIRSAMQHVKDHADLELVTVVGASALLPRFGAVVDQIRRDGFGIDHTYYMIVEGENPATMAKSTGLGLMELANIFDNIRPDVVVTIGDRFETMSTAIAAAYMNIPLAHTMGGEVTGTIDESIRHAVTKFAHIHFPANEDAAQRIIKLGEDPSTVYNVGCPRIDEVDRILNDEPYEDLNRVFDDFGGVGKTLDLNLPFLLVSQHPVTTEYGDGRRQIGATLDALQKLAMPTVMLWPNIDAGSDDIAKGIRQFRETRAPEFLHVFINLPMHVYVHLMDRCACLIGNSSSAIREGAFIGTPAVNLGSRQVKRQRGKNIIDADHDTDAIVAAVQKQVVHGKYDRDTLYGDGSAGSKIADVLAAAQVNVQKTITY, encoded by the coding sequence ATGCGAAAGATCTGTATTGTCGTCGGCTCCCGCGCGAACTACGCGAGCATCCGCTCCGCGATGCAGCACGTCAAGGACCATGCCGACCTCGAGCTCGTCACCGTCGTCGGCGCGTCCGCCCTGCTCCCCCGTTTCGGCGCGGTCGTCGACCAGATCCGGCGTGACGGCTTCGGCATCGACCACACCTACTACATGATCGTCGAGGGCGAAAACCCCGCGACCATGGCCAAGTCCACCGGCCTCGGGCTCATGGAACTCGCCAACATCTTCGACAACATCCGGCCCGATGTCGTCGTTACCATCGGCGACCGCTTCGAGACGATGTCCACGGCGATCGCGGCCGCGTACATGAACATCCCGCTCGCGCACACCATGGGCGGCGAGGTCACCGGCACGATCGACGAGTCGATCCGCCACGCCGTCACGAAGTTCGCACACATCCACTTCCCCGCAAACGAAGACGCGGCCCAGCGCATCATCAAGCTCGGCGAAGACCCCTCCACGGTCTACAACGTCGGCTGCCCGCGCATCGACGAGGTCGACCGTATTCTCAACGACGAGCCGTACGAAGACCTCAACCGCGTGTTCGACGACTTCGGCGGCGTAGGCAAAACACTCGACCTGAACCTGCCGTTCCTGCTCGTCTCGCAGCACCCGGTCACGACCGAGTACGGCGACGGCAGACGGCAGATCGGTGCGACGCTCGATGCGCTTCAAAAGCTCGCGATGCCGACGGTCATGCTCTGGCCCAACATCGACGCGGGCAGCGATGACATCGCCAAGGGCATCCGCCAGTTCCGCGAGACCCGTGCGCCCGAGTTTCTGCACGTATTCATCAACCTACCGATGCACGTCTACGTCCACCTGATGGACCGCTGCGCCTGCCTGATCGGCAACAGCTCAAGCGCGATCCGCGAGGGCGCGTTCATCGGCACGCCGGCGGTGAACCTCGGTTCACGCCAAGTGAAACGCCAGCGCGGGAAAAACATCATCGATGCCGACCACGACACGGACGCGATCGTCGCGGCTGTGCAAAAGCAGGTCGTGCACGGCAAGTACGACCGCGACACGCTCTACGGCGACGGCTCGGCGGGCAGCAAGATCGCGGACGTGCTTGCGGCGGCACAGGTCAACGTGCAGAAGACGATCACGTACTGA
- a CDS encoding class I SAM-dependent methyltransferase translates to MTRDGVAAIEAQLKLTAKPSGDRLWLNRLSWRLRGRGLAHVAKPNAPCMACGSDDATFYAIATSPDFSPGPFPRDIARAITERALGRCNACGFFQDYHRLTPDQVAEYLTICADKDLTVSDEAFMQYPVPRDYLDNFERVYVAKRIANWRAYFERAGRTPKRVLFIRPNFCFYIQLFRAMFESDCSAIDISDVSRRTIEDHMPEVRFLEGNIHAHFTGPFLESGPYDAVVCFHTMLHCIDLHDCLTKIRGLLAPDGMLLLTHEVSVKPTNPFHVSCPTEPTLCREVRKHFDALERLDDGDAERSPHISPYTLKGDTPDFVATQPIDGPAS, encoded by the coding sequence ATGACGCGTGACGGGGTCGCCGCGATCGAGGCGCAGCTCAAGCTCACCGCCAAGCCGTCGGGCGATCGGCTCTGGCTCAACCGGTTGTCGTGGCGGCTGCGCGGGCGTGGGCTGGCGCATGTCGCCAAGCCGAATGCGCCGTGCATGGCGTGCGGCTCGGACGACGCGACGTTTTATGCCATCGCCACATCGCCCGACTTCTCGCCCGGGCCGTTCCCGCGTGACATCGCGCGTGCGATCACCGAGCGTGCCCTGGGGCGATGCAACGCCTGCGGGTTCTTCCAGGACTACCACCGGCTGACCCCCGACCAGGTCGCCGAGTACCTCACCATCTGCGCGGACAAAGACCTCACCGTCTCGGACGAGGCGTTCATGCAGTACCCCGTGCCGCGGGACTACCTCGACAACTTCGAGCGGGTGTACGTCGCCAAGCGTATCGCCAACTGGCGTGCGTACTTCGAGCGTGCCGGCCGGACGCCCAAGCGCGTGCTGTTCATCCGGCCTAACTTCTGCTTCTACATCCAGCTCTTCCGCGCGATGTTCGAGAGCGACTGCTCGGCGATCGACATCTCCGACGTCTCGCGACGCACGATTGAAGACCATATGCCCGAGGTGCGGTTCCTCGAAGGCAACATCCACGCCCACTTCACCGGCCCGTTCCTGGAGAGTGGGCCTTATGACGCGGTGGTCTGCTTCCACACGATGCTCCACTGCATCGACCTGCACGATTGTTTGACAAAGATCCGCGGGCTGCTTGCCCCCGATGGGATGTTGCTGCTGACGCACGAGGTGTCGGTGAAGCCGACGAACCCGTTCCACGTGTCGTGCCCGACGGAGCCGACGCTTTGCCGGGAGGTGCGGAAGCACTTCGATGCGTTGGAGCGGCTGGACGATGGGGACGCGGAGCGTTCGCCGCACATCTCGCCGTACACGCTGAAAGGCGACACGCCGGACTTTGTCGCGACACAGCCGATCGATGGGCCTGCGTCATGA
- a CDS encoding N-acetylneuraminate synthase family protein, producing the protein MSAPHVHIIAEVGSVHDGSFGNALKLIELAARVGADSVKFQTHLPEHETLRDAPSPGYFTGEPRYDYFRRTGFTPAQWGGLKTHANDTGIALLSSPFSVAAVDLLEAIGMPAYKVPSGEVTNIPLLEHIAATGKPVLLSSGMSSWAELDAAVAVFTESHVAGGLTVMQCSSAYPCPPERVGLNVMREMAQRYGRPVGLSDHTPDVYSSFAAVAQGAVVIEKHLTFSRAMYGSDAPLALEPNEFADLVRGVRAIETMMRHDIDKDDLSPYREMKAVFEKSVVACVAIPAGTTLTRDMLDVRKPGTGIPACDVAQVVGQVAANDIAADTLLKREDLR; encoded by the coding sequence ATGTCCGCGCCGCACGTCCACATCATCGCCGAGGTCGGGTCCGTCCACGACGGCAGCTTTGGCAATGCGCTCAAGCTCATCGAACTCGCCGCGCGCGTCGGCGCGGACAGCGTGAAGTTCCAGACGCACCTGCCCGAGCACGAGACGCTGCGCGATGCGCCGTCGCCCGGCTACTTTACGGGCGAGCCGCGCTACGACTACTTCCGGCGTACCGGCTTCACCCCCGCGCAGTGGGGCGGGCTCAAGACCCACGCCAACGACACGGGGATCGCGCTGCTCTCGTCGCCCTTCAGCGTCGCCGCGGTCGACCTGCTCGAAGCGATCGGGATGCCGGCCTACAAAGTGCCCTCGGGCGAGGTGACGAACATCCCGCTGCTCGAACATATCGCCGCGACGGGCAAGCCCGTCCTGCTCAGCAGCGGGATGAGCAGCTGGGCCGAGCTCGACGCGGCGGTCGCGGTGTTTACCGAGTCGCACGTGGCCGGTGGCCTGACGGTGATGCAGTGCAGCTCGGCGTACCCCTGCCCGCCCGAGCGCGTCGGGCTCAACGTCATGCGCGAGATGGCCCAGCGGTATGGCAGGCCGGTCGGCCTGAGCGACCACACGCCCGATGTGTACAGCAGTTTTGCGGCGGTCGCACAGGGCGCAGTCGTGATCGAGAAACACCTGACGTTCAGCCGGGCGATGTACGGCAGCGACGCGCCGCTCGCGCTTGAGCCCAATGAGTTTGCCGATCTCGTGCGCGGCGTCCGCGCGATCGAGACGATGATGCGGCACGACATCGATAAGGACGACCTGTCGCCCTACCGCGAGATGAAAGCGGTATTCGAAAAGTCCGTTGTGGCGTGCGTGGCGATCCCCGCGGGGACGACTCTGACGCGCGACATGCTCGACGTCCGTAAGCCGGGCACGGGCATCCCGGCGTGTGACGTCGCACAGGTCGTCGGCCAGGTCGCTGCCAACGACATCGCGGCCGATACGCTGCTCAAACGGGAAGACCTACGATGA
- a CDS encoding glycosyltransferase produces MHLGLITVAIPDPFTGGGGNWMTCYLDRLAGRYKLTMIAVVGKHDFDPERGEALTRGWAERGVEVRTVTYERLEVSRGRRLRGMLGLDDTALIPDLATAAKVAPIVAEVKPDIVVAQSCVAASYASAVKGVPKLAIQAEGYHINLQTELDFNPPPDASAVYRMKQRRLIDATDRAERRMLAGFDRLAYMGQHYVQRAHAHGLKQAVFLSTPVPEPAKIRALPFVRDASRPFTALLIGHLRSTSNRTQLPLLVDEVLPAMGRHFAGIDWRMRIVGRYDSIEARYLKPLRDHPNVELAGPVFPPDDDFLNCDALFVPVPARTGSRVRIIQGFAFGCPVVAHEANTLGIAELAHGGNLLLGSTGDDLAAQLRRLHDDPALGDRLGQAGRAVYEACYQPDYAAALLEHLLAETWSAYHGRPIREWA; encoded by the coding sequence ATGCACCTCGGCCTCATCACCGTCGCGATCCCCGACCCGTTCACCGGCGGCGGGGGCAACTGGATGACGTGCTACCTCGACCGGCTGGCTGGGCGGTACAAGCTGACCATGATCGCGGTCGTCGGCAAGCACGACTTCGACCCCGAGCGCGGCGAAGCGCTCACGCGCGGCTGGGCCGAGCGCGGTGTCGAAGTGCGCACCGTGACCTATGAACGCCTCGAAGTCTCACGCGGCCGACGCCTGCGCGGCATGCTCGGGCTCGACGACACCGCGCTCATCCCCGACCTCGCGACGGCGGCGAAGGTCGCGCCGATCGTGGCGGAGGTCAAGCCCGACATCGTCGTTGCGCAGTCCTGCGTCGCGGCGAGCTACGCCTCTGCGGTGAAGGGTGTGCCCAAGCTCGCGATCCAGGCGGAGGGATATCACATCAACCTGCAGACCGAGTTGGACTTCAACCCGCCGCCCGATGCGTCGGCGGTGTATCGGATGAAGCAGCGACGCCTGATCGACGCGACCGACCGGGCCGAGCGTCGGATGCTCGCGGGGTTTGACCGGCTGGCATACATGGGGCAGCACTACGTCCAGCGGGCGCACGCGCACGGGCTCAAGCAGGCGGTGTTTCTATCGACACCCGTGCCCGAGCCGGCAAAGATACGGGCGCTCCCGTTTGTGCGCGATGCGAGCAGGCCGTTCACCGCGTTGCTCATCGGCCACCTGCGCTCGACGAGCAACCGCACGCAGCTCCCGCTGCTGGTGGATGAAGTCCTCCCGGCGATGGGCCGGCACTTCGCGGGCATCGACTGGCGGATGCGGATCGTCGGCCGATACGACTCGATCGAGGCGCGTTATCTCAAGCCGCTGCGCGACCACCCGAACGTGGAGCTGGCCGGGCCGGTGTTTCCGCCGGACGATGATTTTCTGAATTGCGATGCGTTGTTTGTGCCGGTGCCTGCGCGGACGGGCTCTCGGGTGCGGATCATCCAGGGTTTCGCGTTTGGCTGCCCGGTGGTCGCACACGAGGCGAACACGCTGGGCATCGCCGAGCTGGCGCACGGTGGCAACCTGCTGCTGGGATCGACCGGCGACGACCTTGCGGCGCAGCTCCGCCGGTTGCATGACGACCCCGCCCTAGGCGATCGGCTGGGGCAGGCCGGGCGCGCGGTGTACGAGGCGTGTTACCAGCCGGACTACGCGGCCGCGTTGCTCGAACACCTGCTGGCCGAGACGTGGTCGGCGTACCACGGCAGGCCGATCCGCGAGTGGGCGTAG
- a CDS encoding class I SAM-dependent methyltransferase produces the protein MSRTHYPIPTRYELVETPCWCGGDAFLPVASVDRFGQALDTVMCRSCGTLLLNPYLRAKDAGRYYAEDYLQPGYNQGFAARFADRATEQKHLFPLADRLSPGSDVLDFGCGCGGVTNFLIERGHRVFGHDLSDEALDYAIGTGLLRHDTQAEKTYDAVVTYHSVEHHVAPHETLGEMAALLKDGGLLCVAVPLINRIVAGARPDGIVGEVYFPHRWYLSVDNLDRLLARLGLERVWSDFATTTLYKKTGKRRTRPPGVGARWREKARLKLINASPRLIKIKGMGRLLWMLRRIA, from the coding sequence ATGTCGCGCACGCATTACCCCATCCCGACGCGGTACGAGCTGGTAGAGACGCCGTGCTGGTGCGGGGGCGATGCGTTTTTGCCGGTCGCGTCGGTGGACCGTTTTGGCCAGGCGCTGGACACGGTGATGTGTCGGTCGTGCGGGACGCTGCTGCTCAACCCGTACCTGCGGGCGAAAGATGCCGGGCGGTACTACGCCGAGGATTATCTGCAGCCGGGCTACAACCAGGGTTTTGCAGCACGATTTGCCGACCGTGCGACAGAGCAGAAGCACCTGTTCCCGCTGGCGGATCGGCTGTCGCCGGGCAGCGACGTGCTGGACTTCGGGTGCGGGTGCGGGGGCGTGACAAACTTTCTGATTGAACGGGGCCACCGCGTGTTCGGCCACGACCTGAGCGACGAGGCGCTGGACTACGCGATCGGGACGGGCTTACTGCGTCACGATACGCAGGCCGAAAAAACCTACGACGCCGTCGTGACCTACCACAGCGTCGAGCACCACGTCGCCCCCCACGAAACGCTCGGCGAAATGGCGGCGCTCCTGAAAGACGGCGGCCTGCTGTGCGTCGCCGTCCCGCTCATCAACCGCATCGTCGCGGGGGCCCGGCCCGACGGCATCGTCGGTGAGGTCTACTTCCCCCACCGCTGGTACCTGTCGGTCGATAACCTCGACCGCCTGCTCGCCCGGCTCGGGCTCGAGCGCGTGTGGTCCGACTTCGCGACGACGACGCTCTACAAGAAGACCGGCAAGCGACGCACCAGGCCGCCCGGCGTCGGGGCACGATGGCGCGAGAAAGCCCGGCTGAAACTGATCAACGCCTCGCCCAGACTCATCAAAATCAAAGGGATGGGCCGGCTGCTGTGGATGCTCCGGCGGATCGCGTGA